One segment of Oceanispirochaeta sp. DNA contains the following:
- a CDS encoding S-adenosylmethionine:tRNA ribosyltransferase-isomerase, which translates to MKIKDFSFNLPPAQVAQHPPETRGTARLMVMNRRTGALKHMNMQDFPDLIEKGTLVVFNNSRVRKARVFAQSEFGG; encoded by the coding sequence ATGAAAATCAAGGACTTCTCTTTTAACTTACCCCCCGCACAGGTGGCACAGCATCCCCCGGAGACAAGAGGCACCGCCAGGCTGATGGTTATGAACCGCCGGACCGGGGCGCTCAAACACATGAATATGCAGGATTTTCCCGACCTGATTGAAAAAGGAACCCTGGTGGTCTTTAACAATTCGAGAGTCAGAAAAGCCCGTGTCTTTGCACAATCTGAATTTGGCGGAAA